Below is a window of Plasmodium brasilianum strain Bolivian I chromosome 14, whole genome shotgun sequence DNA.
atGAGTAAATAAACTGATTGTAAAAAGGAGACATCTGAAAAGTCATCTTTGTTCAATttataaattgaaaatagTTCTTCGCTAAATTCTTtcaaatatgttttatttattgtgaACCCATATATCATAccgtatttataaaaatttaaagcgTTACCATAAATTGAATGCATGAAATATAGAAGCCTGTCTGTAAACTTTTTTGCCGCGGGAGTAGCTGTTAgatattttcttaaattaaatatatctgcaaaaaaaattatatctttataGTTATTTTCGTAAAGTTCATAGGAATCCTTCATTagcattattttattatttatattaaaaatattatgattcttatatatattttttacatgcctttgattaaaatatgatgcatatgctttatttatatgcttTTTCAAATGTAAAATCCAACTAACATATTTGGGTGCCATAAATTTTTGTGATAGAACTTTTTCATGCATTCGTTTTCttgtattattatcatcataatttaaaaaaaaatagcctAAGTTAGAATTGTGAAACCATTGTAAAAATTGGTTCTCAAGTAACAAAGCTAGAGGATATGAACGTTGTTCTCCAATTGGTGGTTCATTAAGACTGTGAAAAAAATCTAATTGTAAAAAGGAATTTACGTGGACTATAAAtcttatactttttttcattttttctatgGCATCAGAACTTAACAATTTCTCTAATtctaaaaggataaaaaggTTGGTATAAATGTGAAAATAgtttacaattttatattcaaaaatattttataaaaatagggagaaaaattttaaaaagaatgttacaaataaataaataatacacagtcaccttttattttaaatcttACTTTCTACTAAGTTAACAGCTAAATTACTTCTTACGAATAAAGTATAAGCCTTTTTCAAATGGGATGGATACCAATAATTTGTAGTAatagttttattaaaatcatCTTCCTTTTCTAAACTTAAATACATAGCTTctcctatatttttatctgcAATGTCTATAGAATAAtgaagcatatatattttttgttgtctaataaaaaataatagaaattatattaaaaaaaatttcattaattatttttttatttttattattttttcttaatggttgtataaaatgttttctaTTGTCTAATTAAAactatttgatatattttttattagctTCGTTTTGTTTAAAGaatcaaattttataattttaattttttttagttaccCTTAAAAGACGTAAGTctcagtaataataaaaatgtataccAATTTAAATCGTtcgttaaaaaattatcataatctTCATAAACAttcatatttcttattaaggtacttatattatttatgttaacaACTTTAgtagtatacatataaaactTCTGCAACATGGACGATGAGTTTTCATGCTTCAAGTTCATATATACGAGTGCTCCCTTACAAATATTACACTTTGTAAATGTACTCTGTTCATATTCTAAGatcttattattttcatcttttgATGCTATATTTTCTGTAGCTAATGATTTGCATTTTTCAACAcctaaaaatttatatataattatatttataatttctccctataaaattgttattattatataaactaaaatacaaaattctttttataaattattaaataaaaattatatccttgttttttttttaaatccttAAAATTTACATTGTAGTAAATTATCCATTAGATCTGAGAGATTAGAATCTTCATCAAAAGTTAACTCAATagctgtaaaaaaattaaaatatgtcaAGGATAActaaattttgtttaaaaaaattataaaatagaaactctatctaatatttttataaaagaaattaatgcATATCAacatgaaatatttttcttttttgtttccttTGCCATTGAAGTATCCAGGTAAGTAAAGAGAACTCACGTAAGCTTTGTTCTCATTATCTGTTAATATTAAacaaatgcatacatacatatatatattattattaatattagattatgattaaaaaattaataaaaataatataatgatacATATGTGTAGATGTGGTGATActatttatacaaaaattacttaaaattccagttaaatttaaaaagtgtatatataaaatttgttcTGGAGTGAACCTAGTATAACATcttgaaaaatgtaaaaagttTTTGTATATACTAAATGGGTTTAATGAATCAGTATCAGATTCTTTACTATTTAAATTAGTTATATCTTCACCTTCAATTGCAAAATGACcactattatatatgttacattTAGTTGTATCACCACATATAAATTTGAAGAATTCTCTttttgtatgtgtatgttctaaaaataaattgggtttaaaattatcttgataaatatttataagtagCGATATATGATATCTATTAAAATTGTGAACCAAGAActctaatatattacattcaTCGAATGCTAATCTTCTATTATCACTCAAAtaatttcttcttctttttttttctatattatataaactaTTGACATTACACATTGAATCAAGTGTTTTAAACCTATctgatatattaaaacttaAGAGTTTTTCCCAACTAAAAAATTTCACATCTcctaatacaaaaaaattattatatttcctaAGGGCTAAATTTAGGGTAACAAAATGTCCTAATgctataaacataaaaaaaaaaaaaataaaatataaaaaaaaaaatataaaaaaaaaaaataaaataaaataatttattctaaatttacaaatacgATCATAGTAATACCTATAAGATGTGAACCAACTAAGTTATACAAAGATATGCCAAAATGACGTGACAACTCATCTAACTTATTCATGAAATCAATATTATCATttgttgtaaaaaataaatcattcgAATTCtgtatttttaacaaatCATCACCTATTATtgaatatgaatatacatttttttttggctttattttctttatatcattaatataatttaaaatactttGAAAATACGATTTAGAATATAATTGCGAAttctcttcttcttttttttcatccttttCCACGAGGATATCATTTAATGCCATCAGTGATTTCTTTAAATCTTTTGTTTCTTTATAAGAATCCATGGGTATTAACataaattttacaatttttaaagatCTTACAAGTAAActctttttcttatataaatcTGCTTCCTCTGCATTATAAGTTTTCACCAGTTGCTGTTTCGtaatatgttcatattttattaaatcctGAGCACTAGCACTTATATTAGGTATAACATAATCAGTTTCATTTTCTATACCAACATTATGCTTAATTATGGTAAAATTAGACATATTTAGATATTCCGAAACCCCTGGATTTAATATGGGCAATTTTAATTCATCGTGTTTGAAAAATTCTATTATTAACTTTTCTGttgttaataaattattatataaatcatCATTGgcaatcatatattttaattgttcAATGTTATCTTGATTTGTATAACAAGTTACTTTTTCCCATATAAATATGACCGCAAGCAAAATGAACATAGATATATTAAGCAGTTGCAccattttttacaattatttttccatatatccTTTAAAATTGTTGtcttatattaatttaacttataaaaaaaataaaaaaatactaaaaatttactaaaatgCGTCGcgtaataaattattattatcatattgaaaaagaataaataattgtattattttttattttttctccttaCAAATTATGTTAGATTTTTTAGAgtattcctctttttttgataaacACTGTAATTTCAATGTTCGTATGAACTGTGAAAATACagatttattttacttttatagaTTAATTTTCCTTGAcaattatgcatatatgcgcataatttttttattttaaaaaatgtttgcgctacttcaatttttaataaatattaacttaaaaaaaatatttttttacaccATTTTTTTAGCtagtacaaatatttttaattgtaaaattatatttttctgtacgtaaaaaataataataaaatgataacaCAATAATCTAAATTTTGTCAAATTTATAAAgtgaaacaaataaaaatataaaacgtagaattcaataaataaaaaatatacactttagtttaacttttttttctggtaaaacatttttaaaaagtattgtTTTTACGCGCAcgtattttatttctattttgaaatgatataaatgaatttttatgttaaatcTGCGTTGTAATCAAGgaaattcatttatatatgtattttccacaatttgtttttttttttatataatataaaaatatatttacttctatatgcatgtattaaGATATGTAAAGACACTTTAATATTGGTTgtaaacacatatatttattaaacttaaattaattatatgataTTTCAAAAcgtaaaaaggaaaactaATATGGGAAATATATATCtccaaaattaaaaaatatattattagacGGTACATCTCTGTTACTTCAAATATTCAGTAAaatactataaaatataatttttcttgttataacgcctttaaaatattttacgtATGTTTAATCAAGGATATATAAGATAAATAGCAATATAATGGAAGTTATTAATTcataaagaatattatataatttcattttttattaactacTTTACAActtgtttaatatatatttcatacatTGTGGTTTTCAATTATATTGCttcattttacatatatattatttttttgtgtgtatatattcaccaaattttttattcttagtAAAacccaaaaaaatattattcagGTACTTCAAGCagattttgttttttactctttcaattaatttttttttttctttctttttttttttgtattcccttttatttaaatttacttGTTTATTTCACTTCTCAAATATCATTGCTTCCGtgataaaaacaattataaacGCCACTATCATTTTGGCACCATTTGTGATTATAATTCTAACTTATGTCGTATTTTTCGCTTCGCATGTGAACTCTAaggtttttttatattactggTAATGCACgaatttatattacataacacatattacttttatatctCCTtagtttaaaattttaatattgtataatttttttataggaCGTTTGTAACATGCAACATTGTTCAGGAGATGTACAtgtaatgaataaataaacttgggtagttatttatttatcttataCATCTTAATCATTttgatttttaattttaactcTAATTTattagcattttttttttgttgttttttgtatacatactgttataatttatgttggaatctttttttgtgtattattttaacatatatatttccgTGAATGAAactatattaacattttccctcatttttgtataattctTTATCTAACAGTTTTCCTGAAGTCTtcctattaattttttaaaatttgttataattatacagTTTATATAAggaatttttctttctacCAGAATTTTGTAACGtttcaaaatttatgttattctTTCATTTACTGAGTTTATCTGAATTGGTCCTTTAATTCAAATATAATCCTTCCTCACTAATGGGAGTATTTTGAACTAAAAACATTGAAACATAGCATATGTTAAAGCTCTTACTTGTTCCtatattgaaataaaatatgtttattaaaggttaatttttccttctctaagatactatatatattaatgttttgCATAAGccaaattattttacttctttaATACTTTCAACTTCATGTTTACCTTTATTAAAGtatttaatgtataataaCACCTAAAtcaattgtatatatatgaatatttcttACAACTGCAAACATAAAACTTAAATGATCTTCCTTTTACTAACATCCATCAATTTTTTGTGTAGTGAATAAGAAATCCTTAGATACATAATTCAAAAACTATACCCATAAAAAATACCATACATATCTTTTGTTACGTTGAaatcatttataaatttactaATGTTGGGTGCTTTATGATAGTAAATGCACATCGGCGcttcttcatttattcaCAATCACTTTTATTTGaagaatattaaaacaataaCTTTATTTATAGTATCCAAAAAAGTTGACAAATTCTAATACAACAATGTCTATCATCTATTGGGGgactattatataaaaaggaaattttcATAATCTCACAAACATAACTTCGTTTTTCGTATAAAGAGTGGTAATGCGGATTAATACTAACTTCAAATTGAAAGTTTTAACCAATTTTATGACAAGTTAATGTTATATCCAATTTATTGCTTCCTTATGTagaatatgtattaatatttaattatatatgttatttatacATCACTTTAAACATATCtttagttttaaaaatacatgaatttttcttttcctaaACTATCGGTTATTTAATCCACTAAAATGTATACCACTattgatacatatatatatatatatatatatatatatatatatatatatataattttatattctatttaacaatataaatataatgctTCATAATTCATAACCTAATTggttattataatatttgccatttcaaaatatttcaatatatatgcCTTTACACCACAAAATTTTCAGTAATGAAATCCTCAACTGccttaatttgttttaatgcatttggtatatatttaattttcttaacTTTCTTCATTGCTATTAAATACTTCGAGCTCAAATGTGAATACTTTTTCCTTAACCAATAATTTctaagcaaaataaaatatttggatTGTTCATTTCAcagatataatatattcattaaatatatatatatatatatgtatgcataattttaattatttaatatttgacTTACACGATGAAccgtaaaaataaataaattttcaccAAGTGGTTAACAATACACATTGTTAGTTAATATAAGTTTTAATAGCAACTAAAATCaacatatttctttataaagAGTAATTATAACATTAGATAAAGTTTGCTCGATGCAttataaagcaaaatagTTTTTCTTGAAGTTCTGTACCTTTTGCTGTTCATGTGTTGGAGCATTTTTGCGCAataatcaaaaataattcaaagttatatttttattaatatattattttcaccaTCAGGTTCATCTTATTGTGAAGActtagtaaaatatatgaattgaCAGTATCCTCTTTGatgaatgtaataaaatatgtggAAAGTCTTAAAGTACTTTCACAGTTTAGTTTGTACATTATTGTACGAAAAAAGTCCTAGATATAGGAATAAACTCATTTCTAgggatataaatataatttcaaattttaagtaatatactttcaaaaaaaaatttttttaattaaaattatattattctcaaattattattaaaataaattgtacaaaaaagaaaagaatgtTCAATAAcaaaatgcatattttttgaatatatcttttattttctttttaatttgtattacGATTTGTTCTTTGCAAGGACAATTTCAATATCACTATCGATATGCATACAATACAAAATTGtaaacattaatattttaggTACAAGTACTGTtgtttaataataaacaGTACCATATATTCAGTTTTTAATAGTGATTTAttcaaatgaaatatttaatattctcAAAGTAAATTCTTAATTTAACTTAATGTTTAGCATTACTAAATATTcgatattcaaaatatattatcatgttttgagtaaaataaaaactataatatagaaaaattatcaCCTATAAATAGATACCATTCGTACATGCTTATTTCCATACATTTGAGTCAAAACGGATACACATCTGTAATTTACAAAAGTTAattttcacatatataaaaaataattatatgataCAGTGTTATAAATGTTTACACTTTACTTTTAActataaataagtataatcGCTCACAGTACTTTCAAAgagtaaatatttaataaattacaaaCCAATTTGGCAAGTCAGaggtattatattttaacaaatacaTTCAATATTTGAtaacagaataaaatattaagccatcaaaaaataattttaagtgttaaaattttacatatagatggaaaatttcttttttaaaccAAAAATAACCgaaagaaaaacatttttttcctttttttttttgaaacaaattttctttccagaatttaaaaatattaaagttCTAAAAATTCAACATATGTTATGAATACTTGATGCAATCTATACTATGCCTTCCATTACCATGTTTTGCGTTCacatatatagaaaatatagtACCTATAGAAACCATTTTCTAATCGTCATTTTTAACTCCTATAAAATATcgaataaaaaagtatgatATTAGAACAAAATATTCCACAAagttaaaactttttaaatatattacaaaaaattttaattttataatacaaaCAAAACTTTTTCTTCGTAAAATGGTTAATTCCAgctgtaaataatataaaaaatctaatttaatttttattcataacaCTATTTAACTAACATATCTTATCTATCTAACAGAAAAAGTCTACTATTAAGGTTATCCTTAgcttattatgtataataaaataataaaacgtttata
It encodes the following:
- a CDS encoding cytoadherence linked asexual protein, whose translation is MFILLAVIFIWEKVTCYTNQDNIEQLKYMIANDDLYNNLLTTEKLIIEFFKHDELKLPILNPGVSEYLNMSNFTIIKHNVGIENETDYVIPNISASAQDLIKYEHITKQQLVKTYNAEEADLYKKKSLLVRSLKIVKFMLIPMDSYKETKDLKKSLMALNDILVEKDEKKEEENSQLYSKSYFQSILNYINDIKKIKPKKNVYSYSIIGDDLLKIQNSNDLFFTTNDNIDFMNKLDELSRHFGISLYNLVGSHLIALGHFVTLNLALRKYNNFFVLGDVKFFSWEKLLSFNISDRFKTLDSMCNVNSLYNIEKKRRRNYLSDNRRLAFDECNILEFLVHNFNRYHISLLINIYQDNFKPNLFLEHTHTKREFFKFICGDTTKCNIYNSGHFAIEGEDITNLNSKESDTDSLNPFSIYKNFLHFSRCYTRFTPEQILYIHFLNLTGILTIELTFDEDSNLSDLMDNLLQCVEKCKSLATENIASKDENNKILEYEQSTFTKCNICKGALVYMNLKHENSSSMLQKFYMYTTKVVNINNISTLIRNMNVYEDYDNFLTNDLNWYTFLLLLRLTSFKDIADKNIGEAMYLSLEKEDDFNKTITTNYWYPSHLKKAYTLFVRSNLAVNLVEKLEKLLSSDAIEKMKKSIRFIVHVNSFLQLDFFHSLNEPPIGEQRSYPLALLLENQFLQWFHNSNLGYFFLNYDDNNTRKRMHEKVLSQKFMAPKYVSWILHLKKHINKAYASYFNQRHVKNIYKNHNIFNINNKIMLMKDSYELYENNYKDIIFFADIFNLRKYLTATPAAKKFTDRLLYFMHSIYGNALNFYKYGMIYGFTINKTYLKEFSEELFSIYKLNKDDFSDVSFLQSVYLLIRKIENSFHGHRINDKISLNNLFFFNVSNHYSKMSKEQRFEELNNSMASRFFSKTLFSIFQMMFSTKLSNYADELDRTYGKEEMLGLTVNEKAFFNFAYAYYGSIMDNITNSLLPPYAKKPITQLKYGKTFIFSNYFILCKQVFSLLNLNNLSLLCENQAIASSNYYSSKKMDQFVDKKFVSVVVGFAYLRVLDVQNNANELQKIYSELTDFPGKPNPLLWLGIHMATNLYFDTGRFFPVSLTDKLNEQTDHITTESASIKPGTFGFSKIYPLQLLNGLTCVFFVNTLFRYYAFYQNFSFFFIKPVRFMTRYHTAFESYVNNIIRTNFRKYTTDEILKFAQTTYLNIKKRGFLKEAIKARIKAKNVNYHPIIKNLDGSMPMLTPQEYERLTKADYTLYVDDGASFDEVDEDEKFLNDKDYICSNDLRGETNALSQSTKLQEEEKNKNDKKLKHKNEGMNETNKQHQEEADNEDNIKEKDEEGNKKEQNVKEGVVDEVLMITRKPD